A DNA window from Setaria viridis chromosome 2, Setaria_viridis_v4.0, whole genome shotgun sequence contains the following coding sequences:
- the LOC117843063 gene encoding peroxidase 2 — protein sequence MASSWLGVGVLILAALLGSATAQAGGYGYGGYPAKVAAAPSTAPEGAPAPPAVPAYAPVPPMQTPPPPAAGTPLRFGFYRRSCPPAEHLVKLVVGKAIRNNPGVGAGLIRMAFHDCFVQGCDGSVLLDPTPANTRPEKLGPPNFPSLRGFEVIDAAKALLERYCPGVVSCADVVQFAARDAAFFLSGYKINYRLPAGRFDGRVSLENETLAFLPPSSFNLSELVQSFVAKGLDVDDLVVLSGSHSIGRSHCSSFSDRISTPPSDMDPGLATILKGQCPANPNITNDPTVVQDIVTPNRLDNQYYRNVLRRKVLFNSDATLLTSRQTARKVVENAVVRGSWERKFARAMVKMSLIEIKNAANGEIRKNCRVVN from the coding sequence ATGGCGAGCAGCTGGCTTGGCGTCGGCGTCCTGATCTTGGCTGCGCTGCTGGGCTCCGCGACGGCTCAAGCAGGTGGGTACGGCTATGGCGGGTATCCTGCAAAAGTTGCGGCAGCTCCAAGCACGGCGCCGGAGGGTGCACCAGCACCACCCGCGGTCCCCGCGTATGCTCCGGTCCCACCGATGCaaacccctcctccccctgcgGCTGGTACGCCGCTCAGGTTCGGCTTCTACCGGCGCTCGTGCCCCCCGGCGGAGCACCTCGTCAAGCTAGTCGTCGGCAAGGCGATCCGGAACAACCctggcgtcggcgccggcctcATCCGCATGgccttccacgactgcttcgtccaGGGCTGTGACGGGTCCGTGCTGCTCGACCCGACGCCGGCGAACACGCGGCCGGAGAAGCTGGGCCCGCCCAACTTCCCCAGTCTGCGGGGCTTCGAGGTGATCGACGCGGCCAAGGCGCTGCTCGAGAGGTACTGCCCCGgcgtcgtctcctgcgccgacgtcGTCCAGTTCGCCGCCCGCGACGCCGCTTTCTTCCTCAGCGGCTACAAGATCAACTACAGGCTCCCCGCGGGGCGCTTCGACGGCCGCGTCTCCTTGGAGAACGAGACGCTCGCCTTCCTGCCACCGTCCTCCTTCAACCTCTCCGAGCTCGTCCAAAGCTTCGTCGCCAAGGGCCTCGACGTCGACGACCTCGTCGTGCTCTCCGGGTCCCACTCCATCGGCCGCTCCCACTGCTCCTCCTTCTCCGACCGCATCTCCACGCCGCCCTCCGACATGGACCCCGGCCTCGCCACCATCCTCAAGGGGCAGTGCCCGGCGAACCCTAACATCACCAACGACCCCACGGTGGTGCAGGACATTGTCACCCCCAACAGGCTCGACAACCAGTACTACAGGAACGTGCTGAGGCGCAAGGTGCTCTTCAACTCCGACGCGACCCTGCTGACGTCGAGGCAGACGGCGAGGAAGGTGGTCGAGAACGCCGTCGTCCGCGGGAGCTGGGAGAGGAAGTTCGCCAGGGCCATGGTGAAGATGTCGCTCATCGAGATCAAGAACGCCGCCAATGGCGAgatcaggaagaactgccgtgtCGTCAACTAG
- the LOC117845528 gene encoding peroxidase 2: protein MARLGVLILAALLGAVAAQAAGSYGGGNYSPSPSPPAQTPPPPPARPRLRFGFYKHSCPPAEVIVRDAVRNALLVNPGIGAGLIRMAFHDCFVQGCDGSVLLDPTPANPRPEKLGPPNFPSLRGFEVIDAAKAALERYCPGVVSCADVVQFAARDAAFFLSGFKVDYRLPAGRFDGSVSLESESLAFLPPPFFNLSQLITSFQVKGMNIDDLVVLSGSHTIGRSHCSSFSDRISTPPSDMDPGFATALKQQCPANPNFTNDPTVVQDVVTADKLDNQYYKNVLNHKVLFNSDAALLTSTPTARKVVENAFVRGRWEKKFAKAMVKMAAIEVKTAANGEVRKNCRVVNSKP, encoded by the coding sequence ATGGCCAGGCTTGGCGTCCTGATCTTGGCTGCGCTGCTCGGCGCCGTCGCTGCCCAAGCGGCAGGGTCCTACGGCGGCGGCAATTATTCTCCGAGCCCAAGCCCGCCCGCCCAgactcctccaccgcctcctgctCGTCCGCGGCTCAGGTTCGGGTTCTACAAGCACTCGTGCCCTCCCGCGGAGGTCATCGTCAGGGACGCCGTCCGGAATGCCCTCCTCGTCAACCCCGGCATCGGCGCCGGCCTCATCCGCATGgccttccacgactgcttcgtccaGGGCTGCGACGGCTCCGTGCTGCTCGACCCGACGCCGGCGAACCCGCGCCCGGAGAAGCTCGGCCCGCCCAACTTCCCGAGCCTGCGTGGCTTCGAGGTCATCGACGCCGCCAAGGCCGCGCTCGAGAGGTACTGCCCCGgcgtcgtctcctgcgccgacgtcGTCCAGTTCGCCGCCCGCGACGCCGCTTTCTTCCTCAGTGGATTTAAAGTCGACTACAGGCTCCCCGCGGGGCGATTTGACGGCAGCGTGTCGCTCGAGAGCGAGTCGCTCGCCTTCCTGCCCCCGCCATTCTTCAACCTCTCGCAGCTCATCACCAGCTTCCAAGTCAAGGGCATGAACATCGACGACCTCGTCGTGCTCTCCGGATCCCACACCATCGGCCGCTCCCACTGCTCCTCCTTCTCCGACCGCATCTCCACGCCGCCCTCCGACATGGACCCGGGCTTCGCCACCGCGCTCAAGCAGCAGTGCCCGGCGAACCCCAACTTCACCAACGACCCCACGGTGGTGCAGGACGTCGTCACCGCCGACAAGCTGGACAACCAGTACTACAAGAACGTCCTGAACCACAAGGTGCTCTTCAACTCCGACGCGGCGCTTCTGacgtcgacgccgacggcgaggaAGGTCGTGGAGAACGCGTTCGTCCGCGGGAGGTGGGAGAAGAAGTTCGCCAAGGCCATGGTGAAGATGGCCGCCATCGAGGTCAAGACCGCCGCCAACGGCGAggtcaggaagaactgccgcGTCGTCAACAGCAAGCCGTGA